In Nocardia higoensis, one genomic interval encodes:
- a CDS encoding GtrA family protein: MSAPASRAAALAAALRKGSAFLVVGAIGFVVDAGVYNLLVFWGGEGVMFHSPLPAKVIAIAAATVVTYFGNKWWTYRDKKPGNAARQYLLYAAFNVAAIGLQLGCLGFSRYVLGLSSPLADNIAGLFVGQALAVVFRYWAYDKFVFTDSGDRPAGRTGR; the protein is encoded by the coding sequence CCCGCAAGCCGCGCCGCCGCTCTCGCGGCGGCGCTGCGCAAGGGCAGTGCGTTCCTGGTGGTGGGCGCCATCGGTTTCGTCGTCGACGCCGGCGTCTACAACCTGCTCGTGTTCTGGGGTGGCGAAGGTGTGATGTTCCACTCCCCGCTGCCCGCCAAGGTCATCGCCATCGCGGCGGCCACCGTGGTCACCTATTTCGGCAACAAGTGGTGGACCTACCGGGACAAGAAACCGGGCAACGCGGCCCGGCAATATCTGCTCTACGCGGCGTTCAATGTGGCCGCGATCGGCCTGCAACTGGGCTGTCTCGGCTTTTCACGTTATGTGCTCGGGCTGTCCTCACCGCTGGCGGACAATATCGCCGGATTGTTCGTCGGACAGGCCCTCGCGGTGGTGTTCCGTTACTGGGCGTATGACAAGTTCGTATTCACCGACAGTGGCGACCGACCCGCCGGGCGCACCGGTCGCTGA
- a CDS encoding glycosyltransferase, with translation MDQSAIQAVSESDDRRTAAAAPAALRVDHRAPDRLVLQRGIYTGPSAKINDELYAVAKGGKVTRERLALRLDKGVTVHTNTYFGRFAASYWQRWTTVTEVTVTMALEVGRRARVRLVASDIAGHRRIIDSLTTTASGVATLSAPLDQFVDGGALWLEFDADGGELGIEELVWTAAAPERIRPVAIAICTFNRAADCAETVAALAGDPTVLAAIDAVYVVDQGTDPVADRARYQEVEPAFGDKLRYIRQPNLGGAGGFTRGLYEVSAVNEHADVILMDDDILCEPETVLRLNAFANMTVEPTLVGAQMLFLLNPDYLNVGAEEVHLGELRHGQRVPKALRNTSMLKKNQERRVDAGYNAWWTCLIPAEVVAKIGLPIPIFFQWDDVEYGVRAREHGFVTVTLPNAAVWHADFYWKDYDDWARYFSTRNSLIVGAMHTDLDGRKITKQLFRNIAEQLVAMQYGLVHTTLQGIEDFMDGPKTLRDGGIAALAAARAERADYPETIKHPAATPPVNAADISVRRAGGEPSRALLILIKRAVDQWFGRTQHGLIGVTREDAYWWHVSLFDHVVVTDASQSGVRIRRRDKARARALLLRTIRVLRRLRRELPALQSQYRAAMPELTSRANWERLYGIKAD, from the coding sequence ATGGACCAGTCGGCTATCCAGGCCGTTTCCGAATCTGACGACCGCCGAACCGCCGCAGCCGCTCCGGCCGCGCTGCGCGTCGACCACAGAGCCCCCGACCGGCTCGTGCTGCAACGCGGCATCTACACCGGCCCGTCCGCCAAGATCAACGACGAGCTCTACGCCGTCGCCAAGGGCGGCAAGGTGACGCGCGAGCGTTTGGCCCTGCGCCTGGACAAGGGCGTCACCGTCCACACCAACACCTACTTCGGCCGGTTCGCGGCCAGCTACTGGCAACGCTGGACCACCGTCACCGAGGTGACCGTCACGATGGCCCTCGAGGTCGGCCGCCGCGCTCGCGTGCGCCTGGTCGCCTCCGACATCGCCGGGCACCGCCGCATCATCGACAGCCTGACCACCACCGCCAGCGGCGTCGCCACGCTGAGCGCACCGCTGGACCAGTTCGTCGACGGCGGCGCGCTGTGGCTGGAGTTCGACGCCGACGGCGGTGAGCTGGGCATCGAGGAACTGGTCTGGACCGCCGCGGCTCCCGAGCGGATCCGCCCGGTCGCCATCGCCATCTGCACGTTCAACCGGGCCGCCGACTGCGCCGAGACGGTCGCCGCGCTCGCGGGCGATCCCACCGTGCTGGCCGCCATCGACGCGGTCTACGTCGTCGACCAGGGCACCGATCCGGTCGCCGATCGCGCTCGCTACCAAGAGGTCGAGCCCGCCTTCGGCGACAAGCTGCGCTACATCCGCCAGCCCAACCTCGGCGGCGCGGGTGGCTTCACCCGCGGTCTCTACGAGGTGTCCGCGGTCAACGAGCACGCCGACGTCATCCTCATGGACGACGACATCCTGTGTGAGCCCGAGACCGTGCTGCGATTGAACGCCTTCGCCAACATGACCGTGGAACCCACCCTGGTCGGCGCGCAGATGCTGTTCCTGCTCAACCCCGACTACCTCAATGTCGGGGCGGAGGAAGTGCATCTCGGCGAACTGCGCCACGGTCAGCGGGTGCCCAAGGCGCTGCGCAACACCTCCATGCTCAAGAAGAACCAGGAACGCCGCGTCGACGCCGGTTACAACGCCTGGTGGACCTGCCTGATCCCGGCCGAGGTGGTCGCGAAGATCGGCCTGCCCATCCCGATCTTCTTCCAGTGGGACGACGTCGAGTACGGCGTGCGGGCCCGCGAACACGGGTTCGTCACCGTCACCCTGCCGAACGCGGCGGTCTGGCACGCGGACTTCTACTGGAAGGACTACGACGACTGGGCCAGGTATTTCTCCACCCGTAACTCGCTGATCGTCGGCGCCATGCACACCGACCTGGACGGCAGGAAGATCACCAAGCAGCTGTTCCGCAATATCGCGGAGCAGCTGGTGGCCATGCAGTACGGGCTGGTGCACACCACCCTGCAGGGCATCGAGGACTTCATGGACGGCCCAAAAACCCTGCGTGACGGCGGCATCGCCGCGCTGGCCGCCGCCCGCGCCGAGCGCGCCGACTACCCGGAGACCATCAAGCACCCGGCCGCCACCCCGCCGGTGAACGCCGCGGACATCTCCGTCCGGCGCGCGGGCGGCGAGCCGAGCCGGGCGTTGCTGATCCTGATCAAGCGCGCCGTCGACCAGTGGTTCGGCCGCACCCAGCACGGGCTGATCGGCGTCACCCGCGAGGACGCCTACTGGTGGCACGTCTCCCTGTTCGACCACGTGGTGGTCACCGACGCCTCGCAGTCCGGCGTCCGCATCCGCCGCCGCGACAAGGCGCGCGCCCGCGCGCTGCTGCTGCGCACCATCCGGGTGCTGCGCCGACTGCGCCGCGAGCTGCCCGCGCTGCAGTCGCAGTACCGGGCCGCGATGCCCGAGCTCACCAGCCGCGCGAACTGGGAACGTCTCTACGGGATCAAGGCGGACTGA
- a CDS encoding SDR family oxidoreductase has product MTENKPLAGKTLIMSGGSRGIGLEIAKRAAADGANITLIAKTDQPHPKLPGTIHTAAAEVEQAGGQVLPFVGDIRVDESVAEAVRQTVERFGGIDLVVNNASAIDLSPTDALSMKKYDLMQDINCRGSFLLSKLCLPHLRESARAGRNPHILTLSPPLNLDPKWAGAALGYTIAKYGMSLTTLGLAEELKNDGIGVNSLWPRTTIATAAVRNLLGGEEMIATSRTPDIYADAAYLVLTSPAEKTTGNFFIDDDVLAAHGITDLDKYRVVPGDGPLSTDLFL; this is encoded by the coding sequence ATGACGGAAAACAAGCCGCTCGCGGGTAAGACGCTGATCATGTCCGGCGGCAGCCGGGGCATCGGCCTCGAGATCGCCAAACGCGCCGCGGCCGACGGCGCCAACATCACCCTGATCGCCAAGACCGACCAACCGCACCCGAAACTTCCCGGCACCATCCACACCGCGGCCGCCGAGGTCGAGCAGGCGGGCGGACAGGTCCTGCCCTTCGTCGGCGACATCCGCGTCGACGAGTCGGTGGCGGAAGCGGTGCGCCAGACCGTCGAGCGGTTCGGCGGGATCGATCTCGTGGTGAACAACGCCTCGGCGATCGACCTCTCCCCCACCGACGCCCTGTCGATGAAGAAGTACGACCTCATGCAGGACATCAACTGCCGTGGCAGCTTCCTGCTGTCCAAGCTGTGCCTGCCGCACCTGCGCGAGTCCGCGCGCGCGGGCCGCAACCCGCACATCCTGACGCTGTCCCCGCCGCTCAACCTGGACCCGAAGTGGGCGGGCGCGGCCCTCGGCTACACCATCGCCAAGTACGGGATGTCGCTGACCACCCTCGGTTTGGCCGAAGAGCTGAAGAACGACGGCATCGGCGTCAACTCGTTGTGGCCGCGCACCACCATCGCCACCGCGGCTGTGCGCAACCTGCTCGGCGGCGAGGAGATGATCGCCACCTCCCGCACCCCCGACATCTACGCCGACGCCGCCTACCTGGTGCTCACCTCACCGGCGGAGAAGACCACCGGCAATTTCTTCATCGACGACGACGTGCTCGCCGCGCACGGCATCACCGATCTGGACAAGTACCGGGTGGTCCCGGGCGACGGGCCGCTGAGCACCGACCTGTTCCTCTGA
- the rsgA gene encoding ribosome small subunit-dependent GTPase A has translation MVDHDLLVPYGWTETVAARYAAYLDEDCVPARVLRMDRSECDVITPTGPRRAQCPRADSPISGLCTGDWVSLNARGEVRALLPRHTAIVRSSASGRSTGQVLAANVDTVLICTAADGDVDLGRIERMLALVWESGAQPVVLLTKADAAGEIPLDEVRAVAPGATVLAVSANAGFGLDVLTALLDGTVALLGPSGAGKSTLANALLGREVFATDEVRAVDKKGRHTTVHRELRPLPGGGTLIDTPGLRGVGLWDAAEGIERTFSDVEELAAHCRFTDCAHESEPGCAVREAIEAGVITERRLTSYRKLAKENAWMAARTDKRLQAERERVWRGIAKQQRRNYRERDNRR, from the coding sequence ATGGTCGACCACGACCTGCTCGTTCCCTACGGCTGGACCGAGACCGTCGCCGCGCGGTACGCGGCATATCTGGACGAGGACTGCGTCCCCGCGCGCGTCCTGCGCATGGATCGCAGCGAATGCGATGTCATCACGCCCACCGGGCCGAGGCGAGCGCAGTGCCCGCGCGCGGACTCCCCGATCAGCGGGCTGTGCACCGGCGACTGGGTGAGCCTGAACGCCCGCGGCGAGGTGCGCGCGCTGTTGCCGCGCCACACCGCGATCGTGCGCTCGTCGGCCTCCGGCCGATCCACCGGACAGGTGCTCGCCGCCAATGTCGACACCGTGTTGATCTGCACGGCCGCCGACGGCGATGTGGATCTGGGCCGGATCGAGCGGATGCTCGCCCTGGTGTGGGAGAGCGGCGCGCAGCCGGTCGTCCTGCTGACCAAAGCCGATGCGGCGGGCGAGATCCCGCTCGACGAGGTGCGGGCGGTCGCGCCGGGGGCCACGGTGCTGGCGGTGAGCGCGAATGCCGGGTTCGGCCTCGATGTGCTCACCGCACTGCTGGACGGGACCGTCGCCCTGCTCGGCCCGTCCGGCGCGGGCAAGTCGACGCTGGCCAATGCCCTGCTCGGCCGGGAGGTGTTCGCCACCGATGAGGTTCGCGCCGTGGACAAGAAGGGCAGGCACACGACCGTGCACCGGGAACTGCGCCCGCTGCCCGGCGGCGGCACGCTCATCGACACTCCCGGCCTGCGTGGCGTGGGCTTGTGGGACGCGGCCGAGGGCATCGAACGCACCTTCAGCGATGTCGAGGAGTTGGCGGCGCACTGCCGGTTCACCGATTGCGCGCACGAGTCCGAGCCGGGCTGCGCGGTGCGCGAGGCCATCGAAGCCGGGGTGATCACCGAACGCAGGTTGACCAGCTATCGCAAGCTGGCCAAAGAGAACGCCTGGATGGCGGCACGCACCGACAAGCGGCTGCAGGCCGAGCGTGAGCGCGTGTGGCGCGGCATCGCCAAACAGCAGCGGCGGAATTACCGCGAACGCGACAACCGCCGCTAG